One part of the Paroedura picta isolate Pp20150507F chromosome 5, Ppicta_v3.0, whole genome shotgun sequence genome encodes these proteins:
- the LLPH gene encoding protein LLP homolog: protein MAKSLRSKWKRKMRAEKRKKNAPKELARLQNILKTNSDFLMDEVKEIATIVPADKMKEKKDPNEESKMDTDNKRNQKTLLDQHGQYPVWMNPRQRKKLKAKRTKGKNKPKVPKGLAW from the exons ATGGCAAAAAGCTTAAGGAGCAAATGGAAAAGAAAGATGAgagcagagaagagaaagaagaatgcCCCTAAGGAACTTGCCAGACTGCAGAACATCCTGAAAACAAACAGTGATTTTCTGATGGATGAAGTAAAAGAGATAGCAACTATTGTTCCTGCTgacaaaatgaaagagaaaaaggatCCTAATG AGGAAAGCAAGATGGACACTGATaacaaaagaaatcaaaagactCTTCTAGATCAACATGGGCAGTATCCAGTATGGATGAATCCCAGGCAGAGGAAGAAGCTTAAGGCAAAGCGCACCAAAGGAAAAAACAAGCCTAAAGTACCAAAAGGATTAGCATGGTAG
- the TMBIM4 gene encoding protein lifeguard 4 gives MAAESQGYPRTSIEDDFNYGSNVASASVHIRMAFLRKVYSILSVQIFLTTVTAAVFLYSTTIRTFVHESPGVLLLSLLGSLAVIVALTIYRHQHPVNLYLLFGFTILEALTVAITVTFYEVSVVLQAFILTTAVFLALTVYTLQSKRDFSKAGAGLFACLWILLLSGFLRIFFYSEVAEVVFAAAGALLFCGFIIYDTHLLMHKLSPEEYILAAINLYLDIINLFLHLLRLLEAFNKK, from the exons ATGGCTGCGGAGAGTCAGGGCTACCCAAGGACGTCCATCGAGGACGATTTTAACTATGGCAGCAATGTGGCCTCGGCCAGCGTGCACATCCGCATGG CTTTCTTGCGGAAAGTCTACAGTATACTTTCAGTTCAGATTTTCTTGACAACAGTGACTGCTGCTGTTTTTCTTTACTCCACCACAATTCGGACATTTGTACATGAGAG CCCTGGTGTACTTCTGCTGTCCTTGCTGGGCTCCTTGGCTGTGATTGTGGCATTAACCATATACAGACATCAGCATCCAGTTAATTTATATCTTCTCTTTGGATTT aCCATTTTGGAAGCACTGACTGTTGCTATCACAG tAACTTTCTACGAAGTATCTGTTGTCCTGCAAGCCTTTATTCTTACTACTGCTGTATTTCTGGCTCTCACTGTATATACTTTACAGTCCAAAAGAGATTTCAGCAAAGCTGGAGCTGG GCTGTTTGCTTGCTTATGGATTTTACTTCTCTCGGGCTTTCTAAGG ATCTTCTTCTACAGTGAAGTAGCCGAGGTGGTATTTGCTGCTGCAGGAGCACTTCTGTTCTGTGGATTTATTATCTATGACACTCATCTGCTAATGCACAAACTGTCTCCTGAAGAATACATTTTGGCTGCAATCAACCTCTATTTGGATATCATCAATCTGTTTCTGCACCTGCTGCGCTTGCTAGAAGCATTTAATAAAAAGTAA